One window of Nymphaea colorata isolate Beijing-Zhang1983 chromosome 1, ASM883128v2, whole genome shotgun sequence genomic DNA carries:
- the LOC126409576 gene encoding probable LRR receptor-like serine/threonine-protein kinase At1g05700 — MFEKFKECSTVLPMSTMINPSGIFLLLCHSFTLLLVAAQKGFLSIDCGVPDGSTYTSDIGLYYVSDDEFIDSGVNKQIDAALKNIPKIYQTLRYFPDYKRNCYTLPVDQATSYLVRAYFMHGNYDGMASNAALSFDLYLGVDFWETIKLDNATHMYWTEFGSRANTTTMSVSSTYRRA; from the exons ATGTTTGAGAAATTCAAAGAGTGCTCTACGGTGCTGCCGATGTCTACGATGATCAACCCTTCTGGTATCTTCCTTCTGCTCTGCCACTCTTTTACTCTGCTCCTAGTTGCTGCCCAGAAAG GTTTTCTCAGCATCGATTGCGGTGTCCCGGACGGTTCAACCTATACCAGTGACATCGGTCTCTATTACGTCTCAGACGATGAATTCATAGACAGCGGAGTGAACAAGCAAATTGACGCTGCACTAAAAAATATTCCGAAAATCTACCAGACGCTCAGATATTTTCCTGATTACAAGAGGAATTGCTACACGCTGCCAGTGGACCAAGCAACCAGCTATTTGGTCCGGGCGTACTTCATGCACGGCAATTACGATGGAATGGCAAGTAACGCTGCGCTTAGCTTCGACCTCTACCTTGGGGTTGACTTCTGGGAGACCATCAAGTTGGACAATGCGACTCATATGTACTGGACGGAGTTTGGGAGCCGGGCGAACACGACGACCATGAGCGTAT CTTCGACCTATCGCAGGGCATAA